A single Klebsiella variicola DNA region contains:
- a CDS encoding 3-hydroxyacyl-CoA dehydrogenase family protein: protein MFTPRLAVLGAGLMGVGIACHFARHGHAVRLYDTDPQRLAEVPAVASAILRELEASGQQDPADRDAVLARLTPTPALNTLADTTLLIEAIPERLALKHALYAELETLIADEAIIASNTSGLPPDSLAQGMRHPERLLIAHFWHPPHLIPLVEVVPGSATLPHLARQVSDFCAACALEAVVLNRAAPGFVGNRLQFALLREALHIVHSGIASAEVVDQVMRASLGRRYAMVGPLEAADMTGLATVQDICQHLLPELASGSEMMSLVAEKVARGDTGARSGQGFYRWDEARQQRIQSRREHQLRYALKP from the coding sequence ATGTTTACACCACGCCTGGCGGTACTCGGCGCGGGACTGATGGGCGTAGGTATCGCCTGCCATTTCGCCCGTCACGGTCACGCCGTCCGCCTGTATGACACCGATCCGCAGCGTCTCGCCGAGGTTCCGGCGGTGGCCAGCGCCATCCTGCGCGAGCTGGAGGCGAGCGGCCAGCAGGATCCCGCCGACCGCGACGCTGTGCTGGCCCGTCTGACCCCCACCCCGGCGCTGAATACCCTGGCCGACACCACGCTGCTGATAGAAGCGATCCCCGAGCGGCTGGCACTGAAGCACGCCCTGTATGCCGAACTGGAAACGCTGATCGCCGACGAGGCGATTATCGCCAGCAACACCAGCGGCCTGCCGCCGGACTCGCTGGCGCAGGGCATGCGCCACCCTGAACGGCTGCTGATCGCCCATTTCTGGCATCCGCCGCACCTGATCCCGCTGGTGGAAGTGGTGCCCGGGAGCGCCACACTGCCCCATCTGGCGCGCCAGGTGAGCGACTTTTGCGCCGCCTGCGCGCTGGAAGCGGTGGTGCTCAATCGCGCCGCGCCGGGCTTTGTCGGCAACCGGCTGCAGTTCGCCCTGCTGCGCGAAGCGCTGCATATCGTCCACAGCGGCATTGCCTCTGCCGAGGTAGTGGACCAGGTGATGCGCGCCTCGCTGGGCCGCCGCTATGCGATGGTCGGCCCGCTGGAGGCAGCGGACATGACCGGGCTGGCGACGGTCCAGGATATCTGCCAGCACCTGCTGCCGGAGCTGGCCAGCGGGAGCGAGATGATGTCGCTGGTGGCGGAAAAGGTGGCGCGAGGCGACACCGGCGCCCGCAGTGGACAAGGCTTTTACCGCTGGGATGAGGCGCGGCAACAGCGCATCCAGTCGCGCCGGGAACATCAGCTTCGCTACGCTCTGAAGCCCTAG
- a CDS encoding acetyl-CoA C-acetyltransferase, with the protein MTDIAIVAAVRTPVGSFRGAFAPLSAVDLGAAVVRSLLERGQLPAAAVDELIFGQVLTAGCGQNPARQTALRAGLPIDTPAVTVNLVCGSGLKAVQQAVQAIRCGDAEIVIAGGQESMSNAPYLMHGARDGLRFGHASLQDSMILDGLWDAFNDYHMGITAENLADAFDISRERQDAFAAGSQRKAAAAIAAGRFREEIVPVSVPQGKKPPRVVTDDEQPRPETSEQQLAQLRPAFRPADGSVTAGNASSLNDGAAAVLLMRVDKAHELGLPVLARIVSSAVAGVDPSVMGIGPVSACRKALQRAGWTLDEVDLIEANEAFAVQALAVGQLLEWDSEKVNVNGGAIALGHPIGASGCRILVSLVHEMQRRGASKGLATLCVGGGQGIAMTLQR; encoded by the coding sequence ATGACCGATATTGCCATTGTTGCTGCAGTACGCACTCCGGTCGGCAGCTTTCGCGGCGCCTTCGCCCCTCTTTCCGCCGTCGACCTCGGCGCGGCGGTGGTGCGCAGCCTGCTTGAACGCGGCCAGCTGCCCGCCGCGGCGGTCGACGAACTGATTTTCGGCCAGGTGCTCACCGCCGGCTGCGGGCAGAACCCGGCGCGCCAGACCGCGCTGCGGGCTGGCTTGCCGATCGACACCCCGGCGGTCACCGTCAATCTGGTGTGCGGCTCCGGGCTGAAAGCGGTTCAGCAGGCGGTGCAGGCGATCCGCTGCGGCGACGCCGAGATCGTCATCGCCGGCGGCCAGGAGAGCATGAGCAATGCCCCCTATCTGATGCACGGCGCCCGCGACGGCCTGCGTTTCGGCCACGCCAGCCTGCAGGACAGCATGATTCTGGACGGCCTGTGGGACGCCTTTAACGACTACCACATGGGCATTACCGCCGAGAATCTGGCTGATGCCTTCGACATCAGCCGTGAGCGCCAGGATGCCTTTGCCGCCGGGTCCCAGCGCAAAGCGGCGGCCGCCATCGCCGCCGGACGCTTTCGCGAGGAGATCGTCCCGGTCAGCGTCCCGCAGGGCAAAAAGCCGCCGCGTGTCGTGACTGACGACGAGCAACCGCGCCCGGAGACCAGCGAGCAGCAGCTGGCCCAGCTGCGCCCGGCGTTTCGTCCCGCTGACGGCAGCGTCACTGCCGGAAACGCCTCGTCGCTGAACGACGGCGCCGCGGCGGTCCTGCTGATGCGCGTCGATAAAGCGCACGAGCTCGGGCTACCGGTGCTGGCGCGCATTGTCAGCTCAGCGGTCGCCGGGGTCGACCCATCGGTGATGGGCATCGGCCCGGTGAGCGCCTGCCGTAAAGCGCTGCAGCGCGCCGGCTGGACGCTGGACGAGGTGGATCTTATCGAAGCTAACGAGGCTTTTGCCGTCCAGGCGCTGGCCGTCGGTCAGCTGCTTGAGTGGGATAGCGAGAAGGTCAACGTCAACGGCGGCGCCATCGCCCTTGGCCATCCCATCGGCGCCTCCGGCTGCCGGATCCTCGTCAGCCTGGTGCATGAGATGCAGCGCCGGGGCGCCAGCAAAGGGCTGGCAACCCTGTGCGTCGGCGGCGGCCAGGGCATCGCCATGACTCTACAACGTTAA
- a CDS encoding CoA transferase subunit B, with amino-acid sequence MLTREQMAMRVAQELRDGDYVNLGIGIPTLVANYIPAGIEVMLQSENGLLGMGEFPDEATIDADMINAGKQTVTAQTGAAIFDSAQSFAMIRGGHVDLTVLGAFEVDVAGNIASWMIPGKMVKGMGGAMDLVAGAQNIIVVMTHASKNGESKLLPQCTLPLTGVGCIRRVLTDLALLDIVDGTFVLREVAPGVSPDEVMRKTAGRLIVADDVREMRFS; translated from the coding sequence ATGCTGACCCGTGAACAAATGGCGATGCGCGTCGCCCAGGAGCTACGCGACGGCGACTACGTCAACCTAGGGATCGGTATCCCGACGCTGGTGGCCAATTACATTCCCGCCGGTATTGAGGTGATGCTCCAGTCGGAGAACGGCCTGCTGGGGATGGGCGAATTTCCAGACGAAGCCACGATCGACGCCGACATGATTAACGCCGGCAAGCAGACCGTCACCGCGCAAACCGGGGCGGCCATCTTCGACTCCGCTCAGTCGTTCGCCATGATCCGCGGCGGCCACGTTGACCTGACCGTTCTTGGCGCCTTTGAGGTCGACGTCGCGGGCAACATCGCCTCATGGATGATCCCTGGAAAAATGGTCAAGGGGATGGGCGGCGCCATGGACCTGGTAGCCGGCGCGCAGAACATCATCGTGGTGATGACCCACGCCTCAAAAAACGGCGAATCCAAACTGCTGCCGCAGTGCACCCTGCCGCTCACCGGCGTGGGCTGTATTCGCCGGGTGCTCACCGATCTGGCCCTGCTGGACATTGTCGACGGCACGTTTGTCCTGCGCGAAGTGGCCCCGGGAGTGAGCCCCGACGAGGTGATGCGTAAAACGGCGGGACGACTGATCGTGGCCGACGATGTGCGCGAAATGCGCTTCAGCTAA
- a CDS encoding CoA transferase subunit A, producing the protein MAGLDKRVASYEAALEGLTDGMTLLAGGFGLCGIPENLIAEVQRRQVQGLTVVSNNCGVDGFGLGMLLESRQISKVVASYVGENALFEQLVLSGELAVELTPQGTLAEKIRAGGAGIPGFYTATGYGTPVAEGKEVRQFDGRHYILEEAIRGDFALVKGWKADWYGNVVYRHTAQNFNPLMATAGRITVVEVEEIVPPGELPPSAIHTPGIYVDRLIVGQFEKRIEQRTLRAGGK; encoded by the coding sequence ATGGCAGGACTGGATAAACGCGTCGCCAGCTATGAAGCGGCGCTGGAAGGGTTAACGGACGGCATGACGCTGCTCGCCGGCGGTTTCGGCCTGTGCGGCATTCCCGAGAACTTGATCGCCGAGGTGCAGCGTCGCCAGGTGCAGGGGCTGACGGTGGTCTCCAATAACTGCGGCGTCGACGGCTTCGGTCTCGGTATGCTGCTGGAGTCACGCCAGATCAGCAAGGTGGTGGCCTCTTACGTCGGGGAGAACGCGCTGTTTGAACAGCTGGTGCTGAGCGGCGAGCTGGCGGTTGAGCTCACTCCTCAGGGAACGCTGGCCGAAAAAATTCGCGCCGGCGGCGCCGGGATCCCCGGTTTTTACACCGCCACCGGGTATGGCACCCCGGTCGCCGAAGGCAAAGAGGTGCGCCAGTTCGACGGCAGGCACTACATCCTTGAAGAGGCGATCCGCGGCGATTTCGCGCTGGTCAAAGGCTGGAAAGCCGACTGGTACGGCAATGTGGTATATCGCCATACCGCGCAGAATTTCAACCCGCTGATGGCCACCGCCGGGCGTATTACGGTGGTGGAGGTGGAAGAGATTGTACCGCCGGGCGAACTGCCGCCCTCCGCCATCCACACCCCGGGGATCTATGTCGACCGGCTGATCGTCGGGCAATTCGAAAAACGTATTGAACAGCGCACCCTGCGCGCCGGAGGGAAGTGA
- a CDS encoding LysR family transcriptional regulator gives MRMSVKQLRAFLAVAHTLNFAHASERLNLSQPALSLTIKGLEEALGGALLQRSTRKVTLTQEGELFLPMARQLLADWDNVEEAMRQSFTLQRGKISVAAMPSFAANVLPEALKAFRDRYAGVNVTVHDVINEQVIEMVREGRVEMGIAFEPSPTHNLLFTPLAVDRFVAIVPRQSPLAKKKQLTWQELLTLDFITLQRPSAVRLMLEEALARSGRQLDVALESHQLVTVGRMVASGLGGSAVPALCKTQMTSLGAVCIPLSDPPIEKCVGAIHAGHMPLSKAAQALLDTLKGFLPT, from the coding sequence ATGAGAATGAGTGTCAAACAGTTACGCGCGTTTTTAGCGGTAGCTCACACTCTGAATTTCGCCCACGCCAGCGAAAGGCTCAATTTGTCGCAGCCAGCCCTCAGTTTGACCATCAAAGGGTTAGAGGAGGCGCTGGGCGGCGCGCTGCTGCAGCGCAGCACCCGCAAAGTGACCCTTACCCAGGAGGGGGAACTCTTTCTGCCGATGGCCCGTCAGCTGCTGGCCGACTGGGATAACGTCGAGGAGGCCATGCGTCAGAGCTTTACCCTGCAACGGGGTAAAATTTCGGTGGCCGCGATGCCGTCGTTTGCCGCCAACGTCCTGCCGGAGGCGCTGAAGGCCTTTCGCGACCGCTATGCCGGCGTGAACGTCACGGTGCATGACGTGATTAATGAGCAGGTGATCGAGATGGTGCGCGAGGGGCGAGTGGAGATGGGTATTGCCTTCGAGCCATCGCCCACCCACAACCTGCTGTTTACCCCGCTGGCGGTGGACCGCTTCGTGGCGATCGTTCCCCGGCAATCCCCGCTGGCGAAGAAAAAGCAGCTCACCTGGCAGGAGCTGTTGACCCTCGATTTTATTACCCTGCAGCGTCCCTCGGCGGTACGCCTGATGCTGGAGGAGGCGCTGGCGCGCAGCGGTCGCCAGCTGGACGTAGCGCTGGAGAGTCACCAACTGGTGACGGTGGGGAGAATGGTGGCCAGCGGCCTGGGGGGCAGCGCGGTACCGGCGCTGTGTAAAACGCAGATGACCTCCCTGGGGGCCGTCTGCATCCCGCTCAGCGATCCGCCGATTGAGAAGTGCGTCGGTGCGATCCATGCCGGGCATATGCCGCTGTCGAAGGCGGCGCAGGCGCTGCTGGATACGCTGAAAGGGTTCTTGCCGACCTGA
- a CDS encoding DUF535 family protein → MEHTVAGAIKEWRKHNKVIGQVKINYKKVLRKCRELSLAGGKYREYQELCAKYQCARLTAVTKGLVPFEDKPFKAYLNKRLSKRRKLDIAHGSLNFIEKTFHPDVLPQLYNVADFGRAMFSIPLKNGDNLDVKLLASPFQEEGELMLQLFLGDRRVYSVCFSCTDDGRAYIGGIQGGKDITNDEVKVLTKELHGARPKNIIMSVLYGFLRYFSITTVYAIDSDFHVKSDLVKASYSSLWLEMGGEKQARGWYKLPAQEIKKSIEEVKSKHRSQFIKREGVKELIQIDMANALQHITLQARVN, encoded by the coding sequence ATGGAACATACTGTTGCAGGCGCCATCAAAGAATGGCGTAAACATAATAAAGTGATCGGTCAGGTCAAAATAAACTATAAAAAAGTTTTACGAAAATGCAGAGAGCTCTCGCTCGCAGGAGGTAAATACAGAGAATATCAAGAACTTTGTGCAAAATATCAGTGTGCGCGGTTGACCGCCGTGACCAAAGGGCTGGTGCCTTTTGAGGATAAACCGTTTAAAGCGTATCTCAATAAACGGCTGTCAAAACGACGCAAGCTGGATATTGCCCACGGTTCACTGAATTTTATTGAGAAAACGTTTCACCCTGATGTCCTGCCGCAGCTGTACAATGTGGCAGATTTTGGTCGCGCGATGTTCTCTATTCCTTTGAAAAATGGCGATAATCTTGACGTTAAACTGTTGGCGTCGCCGTTTCAGGAGGAGGGCGAGCTGATGCTGCAGCTGTTTCTCGGTGACCGGCGCGTCTATAGCGTCTGTTTTTCCTGTACCGACGATGGCCGCGCCTATATTGGCGGCATCCAGGGCGGAAAAGATATCACCAATGACGAAGTGAAGGTGCTGACTAAAGAGCTGCATGGCGCGCGGCCGAAAAATATCATCATGAGCGTGCTGTATGGTTTCCTGCGTTATTTCAGCATCACCACGGTCTACGCGATCGATTCCGATTTCCACGTGAAAAGCGATCTGGTGAAAGCCAGTTATTCATCGCTGTGGCTGGAAATGGGCGGTGAGAAACAGGCTCGCGGCTGGTATAAATTGCCGGCGCAAGAGATCAAAAAAAGTATTGAAGAGGTGAAAAGTAAGCACCGGAGCCAGTTTATTAAGCGCGAAGGTGTCAAGGAGTTGATTCAGATAGATATGGCGAACGCCCTGCAGCACATTACGTTGCAAGCACGGGTGAATTAA
- a CDS encoding MFS transporter → MSLRSLRALCLTSFFIADVRDGLGPFLGIFLTQRHWQAEDIGLLMSVGGIAGLLATLPAGFITDSSRHKRLLLAGVCLAITLTTLLLWFSQKTSVVALSQVASGICAAFVGPLIAGITLGLARQRGFSAQMGKNEAFNHAGNFFTALMAGAIAWYWGIGGIFILMACTTLLTLVALLAIRGCDIDDDAARGIEAASTPSLPGFAILFRHTPLLIAGVTLMLFHLANAALLPMLSMRIAAAPGHLNPGLFAAATVIISQVVMIPVAIRVAGSIDKYGYWRCILLALLIMPIRAALAASSDAPAMMVPVQILDGLAAGILGVAVPSFIVSLLRGSGHVNAGQSVVMLMQGAGAAMSPALTGSIAGHYSYATAFGVLSVIAIVALMVWWRSAPLLTVSASPPIGESGQ, encoded by the coding sequence ATGTCGCTTCGTTCTCTGCGGGCTTTATGTCTGACCAGCTTTTTTATTGCCGATGTGCGCGACGGCCTCGGCCCGTTTCTGGGGATCTTTCTCACCCAGCGTCACTGGCAGGCGGAGGACATTGGCCTGCTGATGTCCGTCGGCGGTATCGCCGGCCTGCTGGCGACCCTGCCCGCCGGCTTCATCACCGACAGCTCGCGGCATAAGCGCTTGCTGCTGGCCGGGGTCTGCCTGGCGATCACCCTCACCACCCTGCTGCTCTGGTTTAGTCAGAAGACCAGCGTGGTCGCCCTCTCGCAAGTCGCCAGCGGCATCTGCGCGGCCTTTGTCGGACCGCTGATCGCCGGGATTACCCTCGGTCTTGCCAGACAGCGCGGCTTTAGCGCCCAGATGGGGAAAAACGAAGCCTTCAACCACGCGGGGAATTTCTTCACCGCGCTAATGGCCGGGGCTATCGCCTGGTACTGGGGCATCGGCGGCATTTTCATTCTGATGGCCTGTACCACGCTGCTTACCCTGGTCGCCCTGCTGGCGATCCGCGGCTGCGATATCGACGATGACGCCGCCCGCGGCATCGAAGCGGCATCCACGCCCTCCCTGCCGGGGTTTGCCATCCTGTTCCGCCATACGCCGCTGCTGATCGCCGGCGTAACCCTGATGCTGTTCCATCTCGCCAATGCCGCACTGTTGCCGATGCTGAGCATGCGGATCGCCGCCGCGCCGGGACACCTCAATCCCGGACTGTTTGCCGCCGCCACGGTGATTATTTCGCAGGTGGTGATGATCCCGGTGGCCATCCGGGTCGCCGGCAGCATCGACAAATACGGTTACTGGCGATGCATCCTGCTGGCGCTGCTGATCATGCCCATCCGGGCGGCGCTGGCGGCGTCCAGCGACGCCCCGGCGATGATGGTCCCGGTGCAAATTCTTGATGGCCTGGCGGCAGGGATTTTGGGGGTGGCGGTGCCCAGCTTTATCGTCTCGCTGCTGCGCGGCAGCGGGCACGTTAACGCTGGACAGAGCGTGGTGATGCTGATGCAGGGCGCCGGGGCGGCAATGAGTCCGGCGTTAACCGGGTCTATCGCCGGGCACTACTCCTATGCCACCGCCTTCGGCGTGCTGAGCGTTATCGCGATTGTCGCCCTGATGGTATGGTGGCGCAGCGCTCCGCTGCTCACCGTCTCCGCGTCACCGCCAATCGGCGAGAGCGGGCAGTAA
- a CDS encoding winged helix-turn-helix transcriptional regulator: protein MSKNKSLPYLDPALCGLAEGAKILGDRWVLLILREAFYGVTRFETMLSHTHITRQTLTIRLKTMTETGLLSKVPYREAGSRERYEYVLTDKSRSLALVLFALMEWGHQHVLHSAPHIALVDSASGEAVHPGFITASGTVASPATLQIVKADER, encoded by the coding sequence ATGTCAAAAAATAAATCACTGCCCTACCTCGACCCGGCGCTGTGCGGCCTGGCGGAAGGGGCGAAAATCCTCGGCGACCGCTGGGTGCTGTTGATCCTCCGCGAGGCGTTTTACGGCGTGACGCGCTTTGAAACGATGCTGTCGCACACCCATATTACCCGCCAGACGCTCACCATCCGGTTAAAAACCATGACCGAAACGGGATTGCTCAGCAAAGTGCCCTACCGGGAAGCCGGCTCCCGCGAACGGTATGAATATGTTCTGACTGATAAAAGCCGTAGCCTGGCGCTGGTGCTGTTCGCCCTGATGGAATGGGGCCATCAGCACGTGCTGCACAGTGCGCCGCATATAGCATTGGTGGACAGCGCCAGCGGCGAGGCTGTCCATCCGGGGTTTATTACTGCCAGCGGCACCGTGGCGAGCCCCGCCACCCTGCAGATCGTCAAGGCAGACGAACGCTAA
- a CDS encoding tautomerase family protein — translation MPFVNVQTIKGIMTAEQKSELLRRMTDLLVEIEGQGDPQFRQSVWIRIDEHDPEQWSLGGVQPTAAMIAAKFAAARRDGSPE, via the coding sequence GTGCCATTTGTTAACGTGCAAACCATTAAAGGGATCATGACCGCGGAACAGAAAAGTGAGCTGCTGCGACGGATGACCGATCTGCTGGTGGAGATTGAGGGGCAGGGCGATCCGCAGTTCCGTCAGTCCGTCTGGATCCGCATTGACGAACATGACCCGGAGCAGTGGAGTCTGGGCGGCGTCCAGCCGACGGCCGCAATGATCGCGGCGAAATTTGCCGCCGCGCGGCGCGACGGATCCCCGGAATAA
- a CDS encoding MFS transporter, translated as MSTEHMLPLAVQNKNIFRLAAAQALAGANSVVFYATGAIVGNAIAPSPSLATLPITLFVLGMAASILPFGALARKRGRKAAFRLGTGAGMVTGLAAALAVVLNSFLLFCLAAMLGGAYAAVALSFRFAATDGVAPARRARALSLVMGGGVAAGIIGPMLVTGTMHLWPAHTFAVTFLAQALVAVLAAFLLRGVTPAEPTAASVRGGRPLREIVRQPGFATTVFSGAVAYMVMNFLMTAAPLSMHMHGLSQQAANLGIQWHVMAMYGPGFFTGRLIQRFGAVRMAAAGLLITAASVAVGLSGLGVYHYWLSLILLGIGWNFGFTGASAKIIDFHRPEEKTQVQSLNDFLVFGVMILGSFSSGVLLNAFGWNAVLWGSLVPVAVALLTLLLRPLSPPRA; from the coding sequence ATGTCTACAGAACACATGCTGCCGCTGGCGGTGCAGAACAAAAACATCTTTCGCCTGGCTGCCGCTCAGGCGCTGGCCGGCGCCAACTCGGTGGTCTTCTACGCTACCGGCGCGATAGTGGGTAACGCGATTGCCCCCAGCCCGTCGCTGGCCACGCTGCCGATCACCCTGTTTGTGCTGGGGATGGCGGCCTCCATTCTGCCTTTCGGCGCGCTGGCGCGAAAGCGGGGCCGCAAAGCGGCGTTCAGGCTCGGCACCGGCGCCGGGATGGTGACCGGACTGGCGGCCGCCCTGGCGGTAGTGCTGAATTCTTTTCTGCTGTTTTGTCTCGCCGCGATGCTTGGCGGCGCCTATGCCGCCGTGGCGCTCAGTTTTCGTTTTGCCGCCACCGACGGCGTCGCCCCGGCGCGTCGCGCCCGTGCGCTGTCGCTGGTGATGGGCGGCGGTGTGGCCGCCGGGATCATTGGCCCGATGCTGGTCACCGGCACCATGCACCTCTGGCCGGCACATACCTTCGCCGTCACCTTCCTCGCTCAGGCGCTGGTTGCAGTGCTGGCCGCCTTTTTGTTGAGAGGGGTGACGCCGGCGGAGCCCACCGCGGCCAGCGTGCGCGGAGGGCGGCCGCTGCGCGAGATTGTCCGCCAGCCGGGTTTTGCCACCACGGTATTCAGCGGCGCGGTGGCCTATATGGTGATGAATTTTCTGATGACCGCCGCGCCGCTCTCCATGCATATGCACGGTCTTTCCCAGCAGGCCGCCAACCTTGGGATCCAGTGGCATGTGATGGCGATGTACGGCCCGGGATTTTTCACCGGCCGGCTGATCCAGCGCTTCGGCGCAGTGCGAATGGCGGCGGCGGGATTGCTGATCACCGCCGCGTCGGTGGCGGTCGGCCTGAGCGGTCTCGGCGTGTATCATTACTGGCTGTCGCTGATTTTGCTCGGCATCGGCTGGAACTTTGGCTTCACCGGCGCCTCGGCGAAAATCATCGATTTCCACCGCCCGGAAGAGAAGACCCAGGTTCAGTCGCTCAACGATTTTCTGGTCTTCGGCGTGATGATCTTGGGGTCGTTTTCGTCCGGGGTTCTGCTCAACGCCTTCGGCTGGAACGCCGTGCTGTGGGGCTCCCTGGTCCCGGTTGCGGTGGCGTTGTTGACCCTGCTGCTGCGCCCCTTATCCCCACCCCGCGCTTAG
- a CDS encoding chromate resistance protein ChrB domain-containing protein: MHLLILNLTTSQATLRMRVWRTLKQSGAAVLRDGVYLLPDVRQGYDTFLSTCQAIRAEGGTGYVFTIEAAEEEALRPLFDRREQYDALLQDLQALQGTLSNDELAAQLKQLRKIQRDYRRIEAIDFFPGAAREQAAERLATIEQVINQRLSPNEPQSVAGELSLLDRGAFRGRLWATRRRPWVDRLASAWLIRRFIDDEALFLWLAAPEDCPATAVGFDFDGAPFSHVGTQVTFEVLVRRFALDAVIPDSLGRLIHFLDVGGVPTPEAAGVESILAGLRETITDDDQLLATACSLFDGLLRSCEMRSGNHEQNGRSSAE, encoded by the coding sequence ATGCATCTCTTGATCCTTAACCTGACAACGTCTCAAGCCACGCTGCGCATGCGTGTCTGGCGAACCCTGAAGCAGAGCGGGGCAGCGGTCCTGCGCGATGGGGTCTATCTGCTGCCCGACGTGCGCCAGGGCTATGACACTTTCCTCAGCACCTGCCAGGCGATCCGCGCGGAAGGGGGGACCGGGTATGTTTTCACGATTGAGGCGGCGGAAGAAGAGGCGCTCAGGCCGCTATTCGATCGTCGTGAACAGTACGACGCGCTGTTGCAGGATCTGCAGGCGCTGCAGGGGACGTTATCCAACGACGAACTGGCGGCTCAGCTCAAACAACTGCGTAAAATTCAGCGTGACTACCGGCGGATCGAGGCCATTGATTTCTTTCCGGGGGCCGCCCGGGAGCAAGCCGCTGAGCGACTGGCCACTATCGAGCAGGTCATTAATCAGCGGCTATCGCCGAACGAGCCGCAGTCGGTGGCGGGCGAACTGAGCCTGCTGGACAGAGGCGCCTTTCGCGGCCGGCTGTGGGCCACCCGCCGACGCCCGTGGGTCGATCGTCTGGCCAGCGCCTGGCTTATCCGGCGCTTTATTGACGACGAGGCGCTATTCCTGTGGCTGGCCGCGCCTGAGGACTGTCCGGCGACAGCGGTCGGTTTTGATTTTGACGGCGCGCCATTCAGCCACGTCGGCACGCAGGTGACCTTCGAAGTACTGGTCCGGCGCTTTGCGCTGGACGCGGTGATCCCCGACAGTCTGGGGCGGTTGATCCACTTCCTGGACGTCGGTGGGGTACCGACCCCGGAGGCGGCGGGGGTAGAAAGCATTCTTGCAGGGCTGCGGGAAACCATTACGGACGATGACCAACTGCTGGCGACAGCTTGCTCGCTGTTCGACGGCTTACTGAGGTCCTGTGAAATGAGGTCTGGCAATCATGAGCAAAACGGTCGTTCTTCCGCAGAGTGA